The following DNA comes from Triticum aestivum cultivar Chinese Spring chromosome 3D, IWGSC CS RefSeq v2.1, whole genome shotgun sequence.
agatgcaactgtcctggtccgcctactctccaggagcttcacgaccaaccttgatgttgctcaattttattgcaactaatgaagaagctctgtgggtttcattttctgatggaaatggaaccggggctggagcccttttcttaaaagaagaagaagaagaagctgctagctcatgggacattgcttcattttaggtgaactgcaccaaaaggtcccatgaattgatcatccatgttggtggctggtgtcatcccttctacgatggcgttgactgcagatatggttcccatcacgaggtatgttcctttttggtctgaccatttgccaaagatcctgcatgttgatcctgctcttgtgctactgttttggcactgccatgataaagctctcgtgctactattttggcactgccatgataaggcagagtgagccggtggagtcttcgtcgaccgaacccaactgcaagaggagaaaaatagttggcctgacgacgcttccccgccatcctctccctcgccgttcacatcgtctcacggggcggctgtctgccgccgaggaataggagggatttgccccccccccccagaccaatagtcgggcaggttgtgaattgtcaggaggagcttagggttgttagtatttgtaggttgtgaattgtgttttgtgttgtgtatttttagagtactttcagatatgaatgtcttttgaatttcagatttgcagtagtgagcatatgaagtattttatgaattctagagatctatttttagcacttaaaaaatgtagtttcataggagtataaaagtgcagacaatgtgattctcagagaagaaactgcaagtttcagttacagataagaaactccaagttcagtttcagataagaaactgcaactttcagaggcagagcatttatattaacacggccttttcaaacagtgttaacatcatgctagaagttttattcatggtcgaaactggaactaccaggcagttaacatcatgctgatcaacattcatgcatagcacatcttcatatgatgcacagtcaaaaagatatgttgttttcaaaatgcccacacaatgtcgagtgtgcgaaaaacagagaaaacaagggacgaagttttggcaagtgtaggacgtggtgtgcgtagatgacaattgggacccacgtgtcaataaaggcagaggcaaaaatacttcctcctaatgctatactgatgttggggcccacgggtttgtcaacatagttatattttttaggtgcttcaacgtagttactataggagataaattcacaacgaagccggggagctggcaggtatcatttattatcactggggcagcaaatattagctgggttttgggctgccccgtctaggctttcttttttaacatgcgcagcccacgacctgggaggtccataaggctgtttgtattttcttgagggccgtcatgtatcgaccggcctatggacctcccatccgaggttttatttttcctgaaacatcggcagcccaatttatgtatttttttgaagaaaacgcagaggtctgttctatttttctatataagaataggaacgcctggtcgaACTTATGTTTCCcgtctaactatattatatatatttaaattattttatatgttattatatattattgttattgtcatcatatatttaacagatacttacatatgtaagaaaacaatatcccacatcttgttaacttataaaaataatttcttaacaataaaatcctggatttttttggcaacgaaaatcctggtgattgtgtacaaaagcttggtaagatttaaggaccaatgtaataataaatcacttattatttaaatatatatatataacaaaatgctagcccttgtttatttttttgataacattgttgtgcccaccccaacattataattagaaccagcccagcaaaatcgtgtatttcgagaaagtgcaaatggcctgtaattttttcggaaaaacataaatgggccacatggacgctacattatttgttcacccagcccagctaatggactgtaattaaaaaaagatcaaatggactgtaaattctaccccgccaaaaaagactgtaaattctgaaaaaatgggttgaatatgtgccacatttttggaggctgaaacatgggccaataggccgaagccaatgcaagtcgttgtcaacttagtcaacaaatgattctgacatcgttagccgttggatttacatccaacgactggcatccatcttcaatccctcgtcttcttcctccagcgccgccgggaccacctgctcccgcctcctgctgctagcagttatgcttagcacgcttcgctgtgaagcgctactccactgttggccaggtcatccctccacccctccacacctcatgttcttctccaccgactgccgaaccacaccgcaccagaaccagttaaccctcgtacacctctccgtctgcgactctactcccgcgtcttcccatctccggctcgttgctgtccggggcctcgccgtcgtccaccaccttggatgcgctcggcgcggagtggtcaacgtggtcaacgaacgacaccatcggaagtagactgtgcgtggagaggctgacagctgggtccacggccgcacgcaaggaaatgcctccttattacacgcaaaataatgattcctccacctggcaggtgggacccaccggaagggcctctgtatttcacgaaaaaaatgttcccaccactgacaggtcggacccaccagctatatcttcacacgcaaggaagtgccttcttattacgcacacaaaaatgaatactccccctgctagttgggacccaccttggtgggaggctgacttgtgggcctactaagttgacggggacggagtgctttgtcaacttagtcaatatgaatgattctagctccagtgatcgtacgatgtccatccaacggccgtagtgcttcttcaacctctggtcttgttgctccagccgcccaaaccagcgccggtcgtgccgcatgctcctgcctcccgtggccggctgtgctgccgcggaggcctcaccgcccctactattcccaccgctggccaggccatccctctactcatccacaccccctgttattctgcggcgacagcagcctcacaccacagcgaaccagtgaacccccgtactcctctacgcgtgggcatccactgccgcgtcttccccagctccgcgtcgtccccttcctaggcatcgccgtcgtccaccgccctggtgctcacgacgcggcgtggtcaacgtggtcaaggaacggcttccatcggacgtggactgtacgtggagaggctgacagctgggtccacggccgcagcaaggaagtgcctccttattacgcgcaaaataattattcctccagctgacagcggggacccaccggacgggccaccgtatttcgtgaaaaaaaacatgtccccctgactgctgggacccaccagctacatcttcgcacgcaaggaagtgcatccgggcaaaaaaaaatgatttgccccctgactgctgggacccaccagctacatcttcgcacgcaaggaagtgcctgacagtcgtgacccacctggtcgaagcgtacgtagcgttgtcattctggttgcgaacgtgtacgtacatactggtcgatgtagaggcgcgcacgtatcgtagtagaggcgcgcacgtagcatgtacacgtacgtacatcggccagtgtgcaagaaataaaatacggccacgtacgtacataccggcagggtctcgaacgcctactcacgcatacgtacagccagggctcgtgtacatggctgggtcggaacggagaaactgcgtcgccgtcgtgttcgtggggagccaaccggctgggtcggaacggaatgcgtcgtcgtgttcatcgggagggcttggacggaacagccgatggaaacgaggcctggcgtaccacagaacgcaggaaacggccttgtgttcgaccggccacgttcggaacgggatcctgttcatcgggaggggtctggcgtaccgcaaaacggaggaaacggacctcctacggtcgaaacgaggatcctgttgatcaggaggggtgtggcgtaccgcaaaatggaggaaacagacttgtgttggagtgctacggtcgaaacgggggtcctgttcatcgggaggggtgtggcgtaccgcaaaacgggactccatgggatattgttcatctccaccatcgaccccctccagcctccaagggctactgttcatccaccgtcaacctcctccaacctccacctgcgactgttcatccacgggctcctgttcatccagcctccaccgcgcgctactccaccggctactattcaaccacccctctccacgggctcctgttcaaccgcccctccatgggctactgttcatccagccctccaccgtctactgttcatcctgccctccacggggtggtcctgttcatcctgccctccacggggtcctgttcattcagccccaaccggctcgatcgatcggggtcctgttcatccagaggcaacaccacggggtcctgttcatccacccccactgggaactgttcatccaaccccccccccagcaacgctcactgttcatccagaggcagcatcgatcggctttagttagcagcagtagcgaaggaatcgctcgatcgggttcagttaacagccatcgatcgatcgctcgggttcagtaacgcgtagcctacagtgcaatcgctcgggttcagttagagcccaactcctcgctcgggttcagttagagcccaacacctcgcacccacgcgcgtgcgtgtacgagagaaacgcgcatcgctcggccccgaccacccacgtaaccgggaacaccccgatattttcctcgccctcgcttctaccacagttttttccgtcatggacggcccaaagaatgtcatgcagctgcgtctccggcccgcccaggacgaaaagcccattttctgtcatgattttttgtcataaagtaggaccccaccacatctatgatgataccgggttttgtcacaattatcgccatagaagtgtcataagtatgacagaaatttttttcgttcggccaaaatgtcacggatgtgtcttttttttgtagtgcaagttgctagtacgaggaaacatcacTAAATTTtccctcgattactgttggtgacCTTGTATTGTATAGATGTGaaatgtatttttcatagtggccttgtataagggaatgaagGGAGTATTACTTATTTAAAAGACTAAAAACAACCCCCTACACTTGTTGGTATCAACACACGCATCGGCGGTCAAAATTGTCGCCTCCCACCTCTCGGCTGTGTTGTCTCCGGTCCATATCGTTGCTTCTCAACACACCGCGACATTGCTCCCCACCACTCCTCTGCCTCCTACCTTTGTAATTGGTTAGCTCATTTGGATGCTCTAGATCGCCTTTGCTTAGGTTGACCTCGGCCTCTAGCTTGTTGCTAACTAGCTTCTTAGTAAGATTAAGATCAAAAGAAGTGACTCATAGATTTGGTCCCTATAGATAAGGGGTCCTGAGTAGGTTCCCTTATTACCCTAGCTTAGGGCCGGCCCTGGTCATCGACTCCTCTGACTAttgtttatgaagtattcatgccaggTCTCCAACATatcgataatttatgaagtattcatgccatgtttactattgttttgtatgattttggtatgatttgattagaactaacccggactgacgctattttcagcagaactaccgtggtgttgtttttgtgcagaaataaaagttctcgggatgcgctgaaaatcaacggagaatttttcaggaaaatatagaaaatactggaacaaaaatctaccggaggggtgtcccgtgggccccatgagggtgggggcatgcccaccccccgggcgcgcccctgtgcctcgtggactacccgtggggccccctgacttgttctcgacgccaacctctccaataaatacccaaacctccagaaattaacctagatcggaagttccgccgccgcaagcctctgtagccacaagaaatcaatctaggccctctctggcaccctgccggagggggccatcatcaccggaggccatggaggaggatcccggaggggccatcatcgccatgaaggccaatgaccagagggagaacctctccgcatctagggggaggccatggaggaggaagcacaagggggagaacctctcctcctctctctctcggtggcgccggagtgccatcgggaggggaatcatcgccgcggtgatcgtcttcatcaacatcaccatcctcatctcttttacgcggtccactctcccgcaactcgttgtaatccctacttgaacatgctgCTTTATGCCAcgtattatgatccaatgatgtgttgccatcctatgatgttttgagtatatatcctttgtctttgggttgattgatgatctagattggtacgagttgtatgttttattttggtgctgtcctattgtgccctccgtgttgcgcaagagtgagggattcccgttgtagagtgttgaaatacgttcatgattcacttatagtgggttgcttgagtgacagaagcataaacccgagtaagggggttgttgcgtatgggataaaggggtcttgatgctttaatgccatggttgggttttaccttaatgaactttagtagttgtggatgcttgctagagttccaatcataagtgcatatgatccaagaagagaaagtatgctagcttatgcctctccctcatatgaaattgcaatgacgactaccggtcttgttaacaattgcctaggataattccgcacaccgacccatcattattccacactcgctatttataatatttagtaatatattataactttatgataacagcaactacttttatgttttagctctccgataccatgcaaagttatcctcttcatacccacaacgtagttttattcctcgtttctagttggaagcaaacgctcgatgtacgtagagtcgtatcagtggcagataggacttgagagaatattgatcatacctttagctccttgtgggttcgacactccatacttatcacttccaccattgggaattactacgatgattccctgcacttagGGATTATCACATGCCATTTTTTCGCGGCTCACCACATCCTTGTTTTTGATAAATATTCAGAGCATCTAGCTGACCCTCCATCCCTCCTCGTCCCAGATCTAAACGGGTCGCGGCCGCTGTAAAAAAGGGCTATCTCTGAGAGGAAGGCCCTCAAACCAAACACAtccatactcccttcgttccaaattactcgccgCGGTcacaacgagtaatttggaacgtaGGGAGTAGTTCGCATATCAAGTTTGTCTCACGTCAAAGTTTCCCACTTCGaccagaattttaaaaaatatcaATATTCATAATACCAAATCAATATCAATAAACTCGTTATAATAAGTTGGCGTTGTAAATATCCATATTTCTAAATATATTTTTGCCAAActttttatgacccaagacaaacATAATACGCGGAGTAAAGTGAAAGGGAGGGAGTGATTCGATGTCGGAATCCGTGTCCGACCGTGTCGGTCCCGGTTCCAAATTCGGGGGAAAAGAAAGAGGTGAAATTGGATGACCCAGCCCGCCTCGGTCTGGCTCTGGCCCCCAATCAAAAACCATCGTCATAAAAAGCCCCTTTTAACCCGAAGACGGCCTCCTCCGTCGAAGtcagccatggcgccgccgcagcaCGACCCCCGCCGCCCCTACAAGCGCCCCGCCATCTCCGACCAGCAGCGCCGCCGCGACTCCGCCCTCCAGACCCAGTCCGCCCGCCGCGCCGACGCCCAGGCGCGCGCGCGCAGCCTCGCCAACTCCCTCCTGTCTCCCCAaccctcctcccccgccgccgccgaccaaccCCCGCCCTCCCCCGACGCCCGAGACGAACGCGGCCATGATCCCACCGTCGCCGACGTCGCCTCGGCCGCAGCCAAGCTCCGCGGCCCCGACCAGCGCCGCTGGTTCGCCCGCCAGATCATGCTCCCCGAGTGGATGGTCGACGCCCCTCCCCGCCTCGCCCGCGACTGGTAATCCCCCATCTCCCCCCTCATCTCGATTCTACTTATTCGATTCGGCTCTAGTCCTCTCCAAAGATGACTCTTTGATTATGGATAGCAATACGCATGCCCTTGCTAGTTCATCCTCACCGTACTGTAGCAATTTTTGTGCTCTTCTAGCTAGTTTACAATTGACTACACCTTACTTTAGCCTACTGTTGCAAAACAGCACTAGTGGCATTACACTGACGAGTCAAGTAATTACAGATGAAGAAGGATTTGACATTTTTCAACATTTTTTCTGTATATGCAGGCATGTTTCTGCCAGACCTGCTGGCAAACGATGCATGGTCGTGTCGTCGAACGGCATCACGATTAGCAGGCTCCGTAACGGAACCATTCTTCACCGCTTCCCCTCCGCCTTGCCCAACGGGTCCAAGAAAGGACTCTCTGGCCCTGCAAGCTCCTACTCTATCCTCGACTGCATATTCCATGAGGTACCCAAGCAAACAATTTTTATGTGATGTCACTTGCTGCTGGATTAATTTACTTGCTTGCTTTCCGGCCCGTTTCTAATCTTGTGGTGCTGTGCTGCAGCCTGATGAGACCTACTACATCGTTGATATGATTTGTTGGCGAGGCTATTCGCTGTATGATTGCACTGCCGAGTTCAGGTTTTTTTGGGTGAACTCCAAGCTTACAGAGACTTCTGCTGGTGATCCTCCATCGACATACCATCGTTATAGATTCAGTGTTGTCCCTATGTATGAATCCACGCTTGAAGGCCTTCAAGCAGCATATTCGGGAAGCACACCTTatgtcaaagatggcttgctgttCTATAACAAGTAACTTATGTTTCCATACCTTTATTAATATGTTCACTCCGTTTTACAATTTACATCATTGAATTGACCGATCTAGGTGATTTTGTTCTGTTATCAGGCATGCACATTTTCAAGCTGGAATCACACCCCTTACATTAGTATGGAAAGACAATACCTGCAGCCAATACCTTATTGATACGGATAGCGAGGGACAAGTTCCAACTGAGCAACATGTAAGTTTTTTTTCTCTCTACTATTCTGTTCATGTTGTAGCGACTATAGATTACTCTTTTCTTAAAAAtatgaaactttttggtatgtttTGTGCCTGCTACCGCTTTACTTCATCCCTTAATAGTTTTACCGACCTTGCTTTGTCCTGTGCTATCAGGTTGTGTTGGAGCTGCAAGAGGATGGAAAGCTAGTTACTTCTGATGATCCTCCAATTGCATTTGGTAGCTTGGACAACGAATTTATCCAGAAGGTACGATTTGTCGATTTTAAAATGCAGCTTATTTCAACAAAATATAAGTAAATTAGCATGCAGGATCTGAGTCGTGGTGTTTCCCTCCCTGTTAGGTGCAAATAAACCTCAATTCTTCAAATGTGTCGCCACATCGCCTACCATTTAGAGGCTTAGAGCATCATCTTATAGCTGATTATATGATTGTAATATCTGGTTCATGTCCATGCTCATTCCTTAATTCTGTGCTGATGCACTTAGGTTTGACAAATCGAATTTTTGGATGTCACATGCTCTCTCTCATTTACATGCCTTCCTGTACAGTGATCGCCTGTCTGTATCCCACTTCTGAATATGTTTTAAGCATAAACATACTCATGTGATCGTGCTTTTTGTGCAGTCAAACCTGCGGCCAGGGAACCTTCTCCGCTTCAGTGTAAGAGATGAAAGTGTGAAACTTGTGGATGGGAAGATGGAGATTGGTCAGCTGCAACTTGCGGGAAAGCTGAACCGTTCTCGTACTTTTGCTGACAGCCACTCCAAAGTAAGTGACGACATGACCATGCACTGATTCCACCAATGTTCTTGTATCCACCATATGTAGCTAACTTGTCGATTTTGTGTGTTCAGGTTTTGTTCCAGTATGCTGCCAGGCATGCTCCTCTGAGAATTGAGGATCTGGTAGCCGCTGTTCAATCAAACAGTATGGAGATTGAATCCACAGATGTTGAAATGCAAGGTTGAGGTGAGGGAGCATGGATTGCTGTCTCATGTTTTTGCCACATGGTGAATTCTTGTGCTGCTGATTAGTTGCCCTTTTTCCACAatatgtgtgtgtgttttttttttACCTTTTTGTACATTTGTAATGGCAGTCATTCAGGGCTGAGGAAATACATGT
Coding sequences within:
- the LOC123077222 gene encoding snurportin-1, whose product is MAPPQHDPRRPYKRPAISDQQRRRDSALQTQSARRADAQARARSLANSLLSPQPSSPAAADQPPPSPDARDERGHDPTVADVASAAAKLRGPDQRRWFARQIMLPEWMVDAPPRLARDWHVSARPAGKRCMVVSSNGITISRLRNGTILHRFPSALPNGSKKGLSGPASSYSILDCIFHEPDETYYIVDMICWRGYSLYDCTAEFRFFWVNSKLTETSAGDPPSTYHRYRFSVVPMYESTLEGLQAAYSGSTPYVKDGLLFYNKHAHFQAGITPLTLVWKDNTCSQYLIDTDSEGQVPTEQHVVLELQEDGKLVTSDDPPIAFGSLDNEFIQKSNLRPGNLLRFSVRDESVKLVDGKMEIGQLQLAGKLNRSRTFADSHSKVLFQYAARHAPLRIEDLVAAVQSNSMEIESTDVEMQG